The Lates calcarifer isolate ASB-BC8 linkage group LG7_2, TLL_Latcal_v3, whole genome shotgun sequence DNA window gacattttaaaaccGGCTGAGTCGtacttcttcctctctgttttactCCACTACGTTTATTCTGTAGTTACAAATGACTTTTAAAAGTTAAGATTTTACACTTAAATTACATGGTGAGCTTCTATATTTCCTTATTATAGATGaaacaataatattaaaatgctaaaatacagAGGACTACATGGCTGATAATAATTCagtattatatataaatatagtgGAACACTAGCAGTGTGGTGTGTGGTATTTATTCTTTCATTGAAGTAAAGGATGTGACTACTTCCTGCACTTCCTGGTTGTCACAAGCAGAGGAAATTTACTGCATTTACACAGAGTATTTGATCGATTTCAGCCTGCTGAAATTTATTGTATTACTTAGTAATGGGCGCAGCCTACTGGCCAAAAGTGGGAAATACACTTGGCTGGCATTTAGTCTTTTAGGTATTGAGTTGTTTAGATGTTTTATGGAGGTTTGTTTAtggtaaaagttttttttttccagtttttatccTTTAATTCATTGCTGTATCCGTACcctcaaaaaacacatttttttattttactcatttttaaaacattttcctccCCTGGCTGATATATAATAATGTCTTCTGTGCAAAGAAATTGTCTCATGACCTCTGAAATACTTTGAAAATGTGGAGATAGCCAGTGAGAGTTTTGTGCATGGACGTCCGTGACTGCTCCAGATGTTTCACCGCTGCTCTGCTTGACTCAGACAGCTGTACAGAAAACGGAAAGGTCTACTCCAACTATCAGATATGGAGCCCAGAGCCGTgtcgggtgtgtgtgtgcgacacGGGGACTGTAGTGTGTGAGGACGAGGTGTGTGAGGAGCTAAGTGACTGCCAGACGGCTGTGACCCCTGAGGGCGAGTGCTGCCCCGTGTGCTCCACTGCAGCACCGCCTCTCAGTCCAGAAACTAAAGCAGGTAAATGGACGTCAGCCTCATTCCCTCCTGCAGGGAACTCTGGTTACACTCAACACCTTCAGTCTCCTTTCAGTTAGTGCAATATCATCATTATGGAGGTTTTCTGTGTGCTGTTTATTGCTCAGCAGATAGAGAAGAGTGGGTTTAGCTCCACCTAACTTCAGCCTGAGAGCTAATCAGTGTAAAGACGTTCACCTTGCACAACAACTAAtaacaaattattaaaaacacaaattattatAACAAATAACAGGATGCAGCAGGTTTTAATTAGAAGTAATATTCCTCTGAACATGAGTGAAACAAGCTACAGAATCACATACTCTGATGAAGTAAAGTTTGAATGAGGCCTGTCCCTGGTTTGAGGCTGACCTGCCCTGTAAGGATCATTTCTGCTGTCAGAGCTACCTCCTGCgtttaaacaggaaacagagctgTAGGTGTTGTATAATCACACCAGGCCTCCTACACTCAGTACCCTTTGTCTCGCGCTCCAGTCGAGGTCAAGTATTGACTCTCGAGTGCCAGGATGCCTTCACCACAGGTTCTGCAATTTAAGCTGAGGAAACCAGCTTTCTCTGCATTGTTTTAACAGCGGAGGGCCTGTTGTCTCCTGTGTCCTGGTTTAAACTTGAGGTTTGAACTATTTCTGAGCTAGAACAGACCAGCTGCTATGTCTACACTTCATATACTTTAGTGAAAATAGACTTTCCTGCATCTCAGCTACGATTGAAAACCCCATAATGATGCTCAGACTTCAGCTGAAAGGGAATCACCCACGATACTGACGTGGTTGCTGTTCTGTCTCATGAAGATACCTGCACAGAAAACGGCACGACCTACTCCAACTATCAGATATGGAGCCCAGAGCCGTGTCGAATCTGTGTGTGCGACACGGGGACAGTGGTGTGTGAGGAAGTGGTGTGTGAAGAGCTCGGGGACTGCCGCACAACCGAGGCCCTCGAGGGCGAGTGTTGCCCCATGTGCTCGACAgccccaccacctcctcctacTCCTACTCCTGCTCCTACTCCTGCTCCTACTCCTACTCCTGCTCCTACTCCTGCTCCTACTCCTACTCCTGCTCCTACTCCTACTCCTAGCATGGACAATAAAACTGgtaataaatatttaagaaccgttttaaacagatttaaatgtgGGTCTGTGTGTTCTATAAATATCCACATTTACAAATCTACCTTGGGTCtgtttttatagatttttatgtCGCTTCAGATCAACTTTCCTctcagttcatttcattttatttgcatttggGACCAGCTCTTCAGTATATTCCTCTACCATAAGTCCATCCCTTACTCCACAGTTTTTGCATTTGTAGTTTTCATTCATGGATTTTGCATCACATTTCTTCGTATctactgtgttgttgtgttactgcatttaattttcacatattttaagTTGTTTCCACTGAGATCATGAGATGAAATGACCTTGTAATCACCTTTAGTCAGCACAATGCATCAATATGGGATTGAACAATCATAAAATGGCACCATGAGCTACAGTAGAACTTAAAACCTGAAGtttagtcattattttttctcACTTGTTCTTTGCAGATGCTTGTAGAAATAATATGTACAATGTTCCTTACTTGTCCTCTAAAGTTATCAGTGAAGTGATGAGTTGTGCTGCAGTgggacaaaataaaacacattaaaagtgGTGTCTGAATTAACCATATATTTTACAGAACAGTGCTCTGTTGTCGTCAATGTATATGTCCATAACATTGTCACATTTAGTtgtaaaatgcttttttttataccttttttaaaaagatagCTGACAATTGGGCCATGATAAAATTCATTATTGTTATTCTAACATGTAAAACTCAGTTCACACTGAATAAACTCTCGACAATCCTTCCCCTAGTTGTCGAGACATttcaccaaaaaacacaaagaggaaaagtcagagcaTCACAAAAATCAACAGGGAACATCATTGGGGAACtatgaatgtaaaaatgttgttattCCTAGCGCCTAGAAATGCAGTGCACTTGCTGCCAACTGTATCAGCTAATGAAGAACAACTGACACCAGCTGCTGTTCTTTTCCACAAAGATTCCTGCACAGAGGACGGCAAAGTCTACTCCAACGATCAGATATGGTACCCAGACCCGTGTCGAGTCTGTATATGTGATGTGGGGACGGTGGTTTGTGAGGACGTGGTGTGTGAGGATGTAGGTGACTGCAAGACCACAGAGATCCCAGAGGGCGAGTGCTGCCCCGTGTGCTCGGCCCTGAACACTAATGCTGGTAAAAGTGAACGTCCTGAGACCAGGTTTTCTGTGGATGATGCATCTTGGTTATTTTCAAGCAGTCGATCTTCCCACCTGTGTCAGGACTGCTGGTGCTCTTAACCAGCTGTCACAGCCTGAAGCCCTCCTCTTCAGGCTCCATCCTGTGCACACCAcctcaaaatgttgttttttaaatctatgaTATTGTTCTCTGAGTTTCCCTTTGACTGTATTTTAAGTTTGCAAAAGGAATACATTGACTTTTTGCCTGATAAGTTCACTTCTCAACCAACTTTTGTGCAGCAAAAACACTGGTAGCAGTTTCATCTGCAGTTTAATGTtgataaaaatggaaattaaatgcaacttgtggagctgctgcttgttttactgccacacaaacaacactgagCAAGTGACTTATTTACCAAATAAGGTGTATTCCTCTGGGAAATTGTACCATTTCCACCATGTTCTGTGTCACGTTGATATGCACTTTTATTTATGGTTATTGTCACTTTTATTGGTCTTTGCACTTACTGTGGgttgtttcctttttcacagtaaataaggcttttaaattGAAATCAAAGATTTTAAATGGACAACCCTTTCCACTGTTTAAAGCCCCTATGTGTAGGACTAGGATTTGTGTATTTGGTGGCTCCCAATGAGATAAATGAACTGAGACAAgataaaatcacaaaacaatCTGCACATAGGGGCTTTAAAAACAGGGCTACGTCTATTCTCGTGTTTAATTGCTGGCATAAAAGTTAAGCATGTCAGAGTATGCCATTAgtatttaaaggaaaagtttggcattttgagaaatatacTTTCTTGCTAAGAGAAGACTAATGCTGCAGCAAATACGAGGCTATGCCCAGCAACCAGTTAGCTTATCTtatcatacaaaaaaaaactggttagtcatttatttgttgcttttagATTTACTTTAAACAGAGGTTAGCTGTTTACtaaactcttggcaagaaagtgaataatctcacaaaatgttaaactttttCTTTAACTTCTTCATTTGTTGGATTTTATGCCACGTGGTCAGCGTTACCTTCTAACACTATTTACTAATTGAATTTAATCTCTTTTTCATGAAGATACCTGCACAGAAAATGGGAAAGTTTACGCCAACAACGACATGTGGAACCCGGAGCCGTGTcggatctgtgtgtgtgataaggGGACCgctgtgtgtgaggatgtggTGTGCGAGGACCTCGGCGACTGCCAGAAAACTGTGACCCCGGATGGCGAATGCTGCCCCGTGTGCTTGACCCCGGCGTCGCCATCAACTCCCAAAGAAGAACCCATGACAGGTAGATGTTAATCCTGTCAGTCTGTTGAGGACTGTTTGTTATAAAATCAatcacctgtgtttgtgttacagttgCAGATGAGAGTAAAGGAGATAACTGCACAGTCGATGGGGAGATCCACCCTCACAACGACATCTGGAAACCAGAGCCTTGtcgtgtctgtgtctgtgacaaCGGTGTCGCCATCTGTGACGAGGTGCAGTGTGAGGCCCTGTCCAACTGCGAGAAGGTCGTCACACCTGAGGGCGAGTGCTGCCCTGTGTGTGACAACTTCGCCAGTGTCGGCAGGATGATCGGTGAGATGAATTTACCTGTTATACCTCTGTCCAAACTGTCCAGAGCTGATTTTACCTGTTCAAGCCAAACCAGGAGTTTATTTAGTCACCTGTAGCCACACCTAGCAGTGATGTCCTGTTGTACTGACTCACTTTGAAGTACATTTTCacatcactgcatcactgaaACCGAGTTTTCAGTAGCTGTTTGTATCATTAATTCAGGTTTAGGAGAATGTGACCTGatgtataaatgtaattaaCTTTCTTATTTCTCTTTTCCCCAAGAAATAATGGGCTTCAAGGTAAGTACTGAATCATTTTGACATGGATTTAtctaaaacaaactgatgtttttaatcaaaataaaaatgtttattgtttcCCCTCCAGGGGCAGAAAGGTGAGCCAGGTGATATCCCATACGTAAGTAATGTTAACAGTGTGCAAggcatgtttttatatttatgtctgtttttacatGCATTTTCCAAAAAATTAAAATACGAGTTTGTAaagaaagttttgttttttcctcttagGTGGTGGGACACCCTGGACCTCAAGGACCTGCGGTGGGTTTttactgcttttacttttgtttattCTAAACTATGTCAATGTGTATAACTGATATACAGGGTTTAAGAAACAGATTAAAGTAGGTAGCAGCAGGCTTTTTAATATGATCTCCCTTATAATAAGTTCTGTGCACCATTTTTGACACTAGAGGGCACCAATTAACTTTTTACAGAGTCGGGCAGACCACTATTTTAACTCTGCGACTGGAAAACACCTTGCACTTGTTATGTTGGCTACTTGCAATAAATATGTGTTGGTAAACCATGTAAACGTATTAATATTAGTGCAGGCAGAAGTGTCTGCAGCAACATTTGCTGCATGAACTCACTGCTCTTCAATATTACTTAATAATTTTATAATGCCATTAGTTTATCATTAATTAAGTatattattttatgtgtttatggtTCAGGGTCCTCCAGGAGCCCAGGGACACACTGGACCAAGAGGCTTTAAGGGCAGGAAGGTAAGTCTGAATAAATGCTGACTGGTATTGTTAAAACCCCGGCATGCTGGGGGAAGGggaaataacataaaaacagtACATGGAGGCAAACTGGCGGCCGTTAGGGACCGACAACATCAGATGACAGCCACCATGATGAACGGCTTCATCTGGTTTTATTGTATTAACGTCATGTTGCGTTTGCGGAAACACTGAACCACACCGGACCTTTTGCGGCTAATCATTTTAAAGTCTATGTTATGCAGATTGAGCTGTGTGAGCGCTGGCCTAGGATTGGTGGAATCTTTTGTTGGCCCGCCCCCTCCCCTACGAGAAGAGCAGCGGCTAACTATTTTAAGTTCTATTTTATGCAAATTGGGCTGTGTGAGCGCTGGTCTAGGATTGGTGGATTCTTTTGTTGtcccaccccctccaccacgGCGAGGGCAATGGCTAACCATTTAAGTTCTATTTTATGCAAATTGGGCTGTGTGAGCGCTGGCCTAGGATTGGTGGAATTATTTGTtgccccaccccctccactACGGCGAGGGCAATGGCTAACCATTTAAGTTCTATTTTATGCAATTTAGGCTGTGTAAGCGCTGGCTTATGATTGGTGAGATCCTTTGTTGGCCCGCCCTCAGCCCCCTCTTCCATTGGACCGCGCTTGCGGGCCTTGCACCAATCCCAGGCCAGCGCTCACGCAGCTCAATTTGCATAAAATAGAACTTAAAATGGCTAGCCGCTGCTCTCCCCGTGGCGGAGGGGGCGGGCCAACAAAAGATTCCACCAATCCTAGGCCAGCGCTCACACAGCTCATTTTGCATAAAATAGAACTTAAATGGTTAGCCGTTGCCCTTGCCATGACGGAGGGGGCGGGTCAAAAAAAGATTCCACCAATCCTAGGCCAGCGCTCACACAGCTCAATTTGCATAAAATAGAACTTAAATGGTTAGCCGTTGCCCTTGCCAATGCGGAGGGGGCGGGTCAATAAAAGATTCCACCAATCCTGGGCCAGCGCTCACACAGCTTAATTTGCATAAAATAGAACTTAAAATGGTTAGCCACTGCTCTCCCCGTGACGGAGGGGGCGGGTCAACAAAAGATTCCACCAATCCTGGGCCAGAGTTCACACAGCTTAATTAGATTAAACTAGAAGTTAAAATCGTTAGCtattaaaagagagaaattggAGTTAGCAAGGTAAAAccacaatgaaaacatgaagtGCAAGTCAGAATTAAAGTAATACTAATCACACACACCACTTAAAGcttcaaaaaaaagaaaaagaaagaaaatgttgacTCGTAGAGCAAACAGTGCCACTGTTACATTAACTAATGAAGAAGCAGCTGCCCTGTATTCTTTCCTGCACTAATGAGCTCAGTTATTAATTGATCAATTATATGGTGTCTAAACAATATGCCTCCTCTCACTGGTGACTGTTTCCACTCACCCTGCAGGGATTCCCGGGGCCTCCAGGATTTGACGGAGAGCCTGGTGTGCCAGGAAATCCGGGAGAACCAGGACCTCCAGGACATCCCTCTCCCCCTGGggtgaggtgttttttttgttttgtttttttagcatcACATaacttgtttcagtgttttatcacTGAAGTAGGAATACACTTGTTTTACAGAAGTTTAACCAATTTATTTTGAACTAATCTCTTCCCAAAAGGGCAACATAGTGTCACAGATGGCCTCAGGTTTCAGTGAGAAGGCTGGTATGGCTGCAATGGTTCAAGGATCAAGAGTGAGTGCTGCACAGTTGTACAGGAAAAAgctattttaaattatttattttaatgatataCAATGTTATGATGTACAGTTCAAACTACAGTGTATGAAATCTCGTTATTTCAGGGGGAAGCGGGACCACGAGGACCTCCAGGGTCACCTGGATTACCTGTGAGTATTTGGCCTTGAAGTAAACCtttaaaaacttattttttttaattcacagtatcatttattttctctgttgttatCCAGGGACCAACTGGTGGTCAGGGAATTCCAGGAGAGGCTGGAGATCCAGGACCAATGGTACATATTCCGTTTATTTTCATAAACTTCTTTAGACACCGGAGATGTTGAAGTTAAATTTAACTGTGCTGAGTTGTGAAAAAAGTGTGTTGCATTGCGTTTGTCCACAGGGTGAGCCAGGTCATCGGGGACCAGATGGACCACCAGGAAAACCTGGACTTGATGTGAGTCAATTATACAAACAGCCTCTTATAAGATgctattttatatatatatattttctgctcattattattgttgttactGGTTCTGTCAGTGATTAATTTTATCATCATAATAATCTACGGTTAATTTCTAGCATTATCAGTAGTTATTTAACTATTTTACTTTTCCTACTCAGGGAGGATCTGGACCTGCAGGTGCTACAGGAGAACCAGGATTTCCAGGATCTGCGGTAACAAATTAAGTCATAATATTATTAAACATAACCCAGTGACACAATTAAGTTGTGATGAAAGAAGGGGGGATATATCTGTTTCCTATGAAGAACATTACATATAATTTTTGATCTTCCTTACAGTGTTACAATATAAATgagaataaatgtaaaataaacttACATTTAGTCTAATCTAACTGTAAAGATCTTAGAAAAATGATTCAAACTGACATCTAGTGGTTGTCAGatgacacagcagcaggaacCTCCACAGTAAAATGAGAACAGCTTGTAAAAAGTCTCTTATCATTGATAAATtggtaaatatatttttggttttctttagGGTGCGAGAGGCTTCCCAGGACTTCCAGGTCAGCCAGGACTGAAAGGACACAAGGTGAGTCCCAAGTCCTGCATCACCAGTGAGCCCTCAGTCTTATATTTCTTTGGTATTGTCCAGAACTTAcctgttttctctttaacaGGGACATGGTGGGCTTGTGGGGGCAAGAGGCGAGCCTGGAGCAGCTGGACTGAAGGTACGAACCTATCACCTCATCATGTGCCTCAGATTCTCATTGTTGATGCATTAGACGCAGTTTAAACCTgcactgtctttgtgttttacaggGTGCATCTGGTACACCTGGTGCTATGGGTGCTCCTGGTGCACTGgtaggaaacacacacagtataaagaCCATCACAGTATTAAATCCAGAATCAGATGTCAGTCACACAGATGTTGAGCCAGTCCTCTGTTTCAGGGTCCAGCGGGCATGCAgggagaaagaggcagagcCGGCCCCACTGGACCCGTGGTAAGAAAATAACTCATGTGAAGTAtatccatttaaaatgcaaacatgCAGAAGCTGCAGGATtgagacattttctttctcattaaGGGAAAACGTGGAACACCTGGTGACACCGGCAAACCAGGTCCTCTGGTAAGGACTGACTGTATAAATGAATCATGAACTTTAAATCTCTGAGCTGAAAACCAAAGTACTgtatacatttttctttaattacagGGTCCTATGGGAATCCCTGGTATGCCAGGATTTCCTGGTGGTCCAGGAATAAAGGTGAGACTGTCTATAGACAGTAATTGTGGCAGTCATGTCAATATTTGGTAAAATATTACAGCTTTTTCTCCTTTACCTGATCAGTTTACTGCAAAATCTGTGAGATCTTAATGATAATTGATGACCTTGATTTGACTTAAAGGtatttctctgcttttaaaTTTGAGGTTTTGGCAGAAAGGGAGAGTCGTTCCAATAACAGTCACTGTTAATTACACAGATAATTATCTGAATGAACTTTTTGTTCATAGAGAAACGTTAGACTTGGGTTGAGTTTTTGAATGTGACAAAAGATCTTGAAAGTCGTCAGAATAGTCCTTGAATTGGCCCTGAAGCTGTCCTTTGGTGCAGGGTGAAGCAGGACCGACAGGTGTGAGAGGAAGTCCAGGACGGCAGGGACCCAGAGGGGACCCTGGTCACGTGGGACCACAAGGATCAACAGGACAGCAGGGTGCAGAAGGATCTGATGGACCTCCAGGTGCCCGTGGTCAAACAGTAAGTCTGACTCTGTAGCTTATGGACACTAATAGATTGTTAAAGTCCACTTCCAACACGTCTTTGTTTGTAGATCTGTGACCTTTTAGTTAATACCTGTgactgctcctcctccttcacagGGTCTGGCAGGTGTTCAGGGTCCATCAGGTTTGCTGGGCCCACCTGGTCCCCCCGGCCCCCAGGGAACTACAGGAGCACCAGGACCAAAGGGCCAAGTGGTATGAGCTCTGACCTCCTCTCGTTTCTTTGATGAAAAACTTACTTGTAACCTTGTGACTCTTGTGGGAGCTTTAATGTTTTGAGCTTTAAGGTTTTGTGATCTTGTGTCACAGGGCGATCTTGGTGTGCCTGGATTCAAAGGAGAAGCTGGACtcaagggagagagagtaagtaaaaaaaaaaaaagaatggatgTTCTGTGTTGGTTTGTCAGAGGAGCGATTGATTGGTTATTGATTTCTGTGTGATGTCAGGGTGACCATGGTACCCAGGGTCCAATGGGCCCGATGGGAGAGGATGGGAAGCGTGGACCACGAGGTGATGCTGGATCCATCGGGCCTCCAGGACCTCCAGGAGAGACAGTGAGTCAACTTTCTTCATcctaaaaaaatataatttcacgTTGCTTTAAGCACAGAGCAAGGTCTGTGGAAATTTATTAAAAACTCCAGCTGGGAGTTTAAAAACTCTTCAAACCCTGATTGTTTTAGGGAGCTCCAGGAAATCGAGGTTTCCCAGGTGCTGACGGTTTACCTGGCCAAAAGGTGAGTTAACTTCACCTCAAAATATCTATGGAAGCAGAATTTAACCACAGTTTTTATTACAGTTATTCTTGAGCGTGTCTTTGAGTTCCTGTGGTTTTGAACATTTGTTGTGTGGCCGAACAGGGAGCCCAGGGTGAAAGAGGGCTGCCGGGGTCACCTGGTGCCAAAGGTTTAGATGGAGATCCAGGACGCGGTGGAGAACCAGGTCTAACAGGAGCTCGGgtaagacatttttatttagtAATAAACTTTCTATGTGGCCAGACTGGTAGGTGCATTTCATGCTTCCCTTAAACCTGGACCCTGAAATACACCGAGTCTACCTGAAATGAAATGGGAAGGATCGGGAATACTGTTTAATATTTAGAGCtataatataatatgtataaaatatttacttttgagGAGAAGATGCAGCTTCAGAGACGGGTATCTAATGTTGGTCTGTATCTCATTTCTCAGGGTCTGACTGGACTTATCGGAGCTCAGggagcagagggaaaacaagGCCCACTGGTACGCCAAAaccttttgttttcacttctctAGAGTGCGGTATGTGTGGCATGTGTTGCATGTGATGGCATGGATTTAATTTGTCATTCCAGGGCTCAGCAGGAGAGGACGGCAAACCAGGCCCGGCCGGTTCTACTGGAGGTCGGGGTCCAGCTGGACAGATGGGCCTGCCAGGACCAAAAGGCTTCGCTGTCAGTATGAATGAGTTTTTAGATTATCTGACAAATACTGTTTGTAGACACCATTACAATAATCTTAAGCTTCACGGAAACACAACAGACGACGACTTCTGTTCCTGTCGTTTCTTCAGGGTGATGCTGGGAAGATTGGTGAGGCTGGAAGTGCTGGACCTCCAGGTCCAAGGGTAACTATCACTATTAATATAATACACTTTATTCCTCTTACTCCATTCTCTTCATCAACGTACAAATATACTGACAAATACTGCACTCTGTGTTTCAGGGACTGAATGGAAAAGACGGAGAGGAGGGGGCTGCTGGTCCAGCTGGCCCGGCTGTAAGTATCCTGCTTTGCTGAGAAAATTATTAATGATTTAATAACAATGAGTTAAGATTATATTTACTTTGCTTCTTTGCAGGGTCCtgcaggaaaaagaggagagcagGGACCACAGGGACTGCATGGTTTCCAGGTAAAAGTCtattattttacagtgaatattttataataaatgtcttttatttacatattaatttgtttgatttccatttttctgatTTAGTTATTCCAGCATTTTAATGAGTATATTGATATTTGTGTCCATTATTGTCGACTAAAAGGTGTGCTGGTGTTTTTTAGGGTTTGCCGGGACTTCCAGGCCCACCTGGAGAGGCAGGGAAACCAGGTGATGAGGTATGATAACACAAAAAAACCCTCAATTTCTTAACATACACAGTtaaattctgtttcatttataCACTGCACAGTGATGTACCATCCCTCTACTGGACAATCTTCATGTGATTTCACATTAAGtgtaattttattgtatttttccagGGTCTTGCTGGAGAGGCAGGGGCTGTCGGATCTGTTGGTCCCAGGGTAGGTCCATTTGTTTCATTAATTACTGCTCCCTGAATACCTGTgattaaattcatcatgtttgGCCTTTTAGAGCAGTCAGACATTGCTGTATGTCTTTATCCCCTGGTTGTCCTTGTAGGGAGAAAGAGGTCCTCCAGGGGAAAGAGGTGAAATTGGACCTAATGGGCTCCAGGGACCCAAAGGTAGTCCAGGCACACCAGGACCAGATGGGCCAAAGGTATCATCCCCATAAAACCAAGATCAAAACTCTGCATAATTCtgagtttctgtgtgtaaatCTGTGATACTTTCTCGTGTATTTTAGGGCAACCCTGGTCCAACAGGTTCTCCTGGAGAGCCAGGAGGTCTAGGACTTCAGGGGATGCCAGGGGAGAGGGGCATTCCAGGACCTTCAGGCCCCAAGGGAGATGCTGTAAGTTTGAGTGATGTCAAAAGGacttctgggaaatgtaggaaatcacTAGGAGAGGAGGAGTTTCAGCTTGTTAAAGGAGGATGAACCTGAGCCGCTGACGAGGCTGATTTCTTCTAACAGGGCTCGATTGGAGATAAAGGACTGGAGGGTAAAGCAGGAGCTGACGGTGCACGGGTGAGTCGTCTCAACACTGACAGAATATTTCActtggaaaacaaacataagttttcatttgtctgatgtagtaataatataatataatactctaatatatatttaacaatTTCTAATTAAAAGGGACTTCCTGGTCCTGTTGGACCTGTTGGATCCGGTGGACCCAACGGAGAGAAGGTGAGTTCAAAAGCACAGTTTTTAGCCTCTATTTTAAACCTGAAAATGTGATGGTTATGGTCATGTAACTGGCCGAAATGAAGATATGAACCTCAAGCAAACTTTAAAACATCAAGTCTGTCAAGTTACTTTGTTGATTCtagttttaaatgaaaatgttcctTTATTTCAGGGTGAAACCGGCCCACCAGGACCTGCAGGACGCAGAGGCTCAAGAGGAATCGCTGTCAGTGCAATATTTACTTCTCCAACTGATATGAAATTAATGGGAAGTTTGATATTTCTCTTGAtaaagtgtgtatttgtgtgtgtgatgatctTAACAGGGCTCCACCGGTGAGCCTGGTCCAATTGGTGCTGCTGGCTTCGCTGGACCTCCTGTAAGTGTCCACCAAACACCGAGCAGTCACGTCCAAAATATACCAGTGAATAAACCGATAAAACCCAAGAGTTAACCACATCACTGCATTTCTATTACATTTGTCTTTCCCAGGGTCCTGATGGTCAGCCTGGGGTCAAAGGTGAAACAGGTGAGCCCGGTCAGAAGGGAGAAACAGGACCACCTGGACCACAGGGAATGGCTGGAAAACCAGGAACACAGGTACACAACAAAAAC harbors:
- the col5a2b gene encoding collagen alpha-2(V) chain isoform X1, which codes for MGPSLRSGITLCLAITLAQVIAVTCQEDSKKDSCTEDGKVYSNDQIWYPDPCRVCICDVGTVVCEDVVCEDVGDCKTTEIPEGECCPVCSALNTNADTCTENGKVYANNDMWNPEPCRICVCDKGTAVCEDVVCEDLGDCQKTVTPDGECCPVCLTPASPSTPKEEPMTVADESKGDNCTVDGEIHPHNDIWKPEPCRVCVCDNGVAICDEVQCEALSNCEKVVTPEGECCPVCDNFASVGRMIEIMGFKGQKGEPGDIPYVVGHPGPQGPAGPPGAQGHTGPRGFKGRKGFPGPPGFDGEPGVPGNPGEPGPPGHPSPPGGNIVSQMASGFSEKAGMAAMVQGSRGEAGPRGPPGSPGLPGPTGGQGIPGEAGDPGPMGEPGHRGPDGPPGKPGLDGGSGPAGATGEPGFPGSAGARGFPGLPGQPGLKGHKGHGGLVGARGEPGAAGLKGASGTPGAMGAPGALGPAGMQGERGRAGPTGPVGKRGTPGDTGKPGPLGPMGIPGMPGFPGGPGIKGEAGPTGVRGSPGRQGPRGDPGHVGPQGSTGQQGAEGSDGPPGARGQTGLAGVQGPSGLLGPPGPPGPQGTTGAPGPKGQVGDLGVPGFKGEAGLKGERGDHGTQGPMGPMGEDGKRGPRGDAGSIGPPGPPGETGAPGNRGFPGADGLPGQKGAQGERGLPGSPGAKGLDGDPGRGGEPGLTGARGLTGLIGAQGAEGKQGPLGSAGEDGKPGPAGSTGGRGPAGQMGLPGPKGFAGDAGKIGEAGSAGPPGPRGLNGKDGEEGAAGPAGPAGPAGKRGEQGPQGLHGFQGLPGLPGPPGEAGKPGDEGLAGEAGAVGSVGPRGERGPPGERGEIGPNGLQGPKGSPGTPGPDGPKGNPGPTGSPGEPGGLGLQGMPGERGIPGPSGPKGDAGSIGDKGLEGKAGADGARGLPGPVGPVGSGGPNGEKGETGPPGPAGRRGSRGIAGSTGEPGPIGAAGFAGPPGPDGQPGVKGETGEPGQKGETGPPGPQGMAGKPGTQGPVGVTGLKGGRGTQGPTGSAGFPGLPGGIGPPGSIGAVGADGPIGAPGKQGPPGIRGENGSPGRQGETGPPGPPGSPGEKGDSGEDGPPGPDGPPGPAGAVGQRGVVGQPGLRGERGMLGLPGPAGPPGKPGGPGTQGGKGPAGGVGLPGATGPRGDAGPEGIAGAEGPPGKDGLIGERGERGNPGPEGLAGVTGSPGTEGPVGDTGSPGPIGENGAKGPAGAPGQPGVRGKVGPQGPQGEKGAAGEQGERGQKGHRGFTGLHGLPGIAGATGDAGAFGIVGPAGPRGPPGVLGPPGKEGNIGQPGPMGAPGSRGSSGDIGAQGPPGEPGPPGPPGSPGPPTAIVEDLFVAPADYDGGNGDVPEAVEFVEDYAGADPPPPPEFNKDEALPNKNSAAILRADTGVHATLKTLSGHLQNLRSPDGSKMNPAKTCQDIKQCYPQKKSGEYWIDPNQGSTKDAIRVFCNMESGETCISARPANIPRKAWWTKSSPSANKPVWFGADMNGGSRFSYGNKEEQPNAVAVQMKLLQLLSKESHQNITYHCRNSVAYKDEKNSNLKKALVLRGSNGQELRAQGNNRLRYAVIEDSCSQSNGQWGKTVIEYRTQTSARLPIVDLAPMDIGKPDQEFGLDIGPVCFS